A single window of Mycobacterium sp. ITM-2016-00318 DNA harbors:
- a CDS encoding FtsX-like permease family protein: MSRILLRKVRRDLWRRRWQFLAAVVVLAIGVGVFVAATDAYANLKQSFDRTYAVQLLPDAVLSGPGTFGLHEAARALPGNPIVELRQQADVPIRINGRTLFGRAVSVPTETQPAVSKLALQSGDLPGRGSVLVEEHLSEYYGLRPGSKVELLGPSGWRRVVVSGSALSPEYLWPARSRAETLTTPEYFGVVFVPASDMAQVAAEPTDQLLVYARDRNQAQALLTAATELARSYGTVIMSRDELPSYTFLNEGVESVRTFARMLPWVFLVAAVVGTYVLLSRLVSAQRAVIGTLSANGLSGRTIIRHYLSYGMAVGFAGATAGLIGGYALGGWYTTQYTQALGLPLRVTSLHPSSLIIGAMVGVASAALAAWAPARAASGISPAQAMRISPPGVRGFVSVAERLLPPLRRMPTRWRMTLRGITRNRRRTILTVAGVASSVCLVMVFAGMRDTVNSVIDRQYGEIERQDAQVLTAAGAADSVARTLRSDPQVAAAELFTRLDVTVQSGRNRYDTLLIGLPRTTQMHRFISARSSRSLPRDGVLLGEGLRTILGVAVGDRISITDVRKGIRLQQPVAGFVDEPMSPVIYIAAEQLSALPPSGVMLRMVPGVDQDAKRQAVTVLPGVTSYLSTDSMSAAVRKAFKLYNVLVALTLVSAAVMAAALLYNAMSANVSERTGELATLHAVGMGARMLGRLVALENMMLAVIGLPIGLIAGMLLAEWFLSTYITQGYQWHLAMHFSTPLFVVVGILIAALLTQIPTFRVLGRMDVATVVRERSL; this comes from the coding sequence GCCTCCACGAGGCTGCTCGAGCCCTTCCAGGCAACCCGATCGTCGAGCTCCGCCAGCAGGCCGACGTGCCCATCCGCATCAACGGCCGCACCCTGTTCGGCCGCGCGGTCAGCGTGCCAACGGAGACTCAACCCGCGGTATCGAAGTTGGCGCTGCAATCAGGTGATCTTCCCGGCCGTGGGTCGGTGCTTGTGGAAGAGCACCTCAGCGAGTATTACGGTCTGCGCCCGGGCAGCAAGGTCGAACTGCTCGGACCGTCCGGTTGGCGCCGCGTGGTCGTATCCGGGTCTGCTTTGTCGCCCGAGTATTTGTGGCCCGCCCGCTCGCGGGCGGAAACCTTGACCACGCCGGAGTATTTCGGCGTGGTGTTTGTGCCGGCATCCGATATGGCGCAGGTCGCGGCCGAGCCGACGGATCAGTTGTTGGTATACGCACGCGATCGTAACCAAGCGCAGGCATTGCTCACCGCAGCAACGGAATTAGCGCGCTCGTATGGAACGGTGATCATGTCGCGCGACGAGCTACCGTCCTACACTTTCCTCAACGAGGGCGTCGAATCAGTGCGCACGTTCGCGAGGATGCTCCCGTGGGTGTTCCTAGTCGCAGCGGTGGTCGGCACTTATGTGCTCTTGTCGCGGCTCGTTTCCGCGCAGCGAGCGGTGATTGGCACGCTATCAGCCAACGGATTGTCGGGCCGAACAATTATTCGCCACTACCTGTCCTACGGCATGGCGGTCGGTTTTGCAGGTGCCACGGCGGGGCTGATCGGCGGCTATGCTCTCGGCGGCTGGTACACGACCCAATACACTCAGGCGCTCGGACTGCCGCTGCGGGTGACGTCACTGCATCCCAGCAGTCTGATCATCGGGGCCATGGTAGGCGTGGCGTCAGCCGCACTCGCTGCGTGGGCCCCGGCGCGCGCCGCATCTGGAATCAGTCCGGCGCAAGCGATGAGAATCTCGCCGCCCGGCGTACGCGGCTTCGTGAGCGTCGCGGAACGCCTGCTGCCACCACTGCGGCGGATGCCTACACGCTGGCGAATGACGTTGCGCGGCATCACCCGCAACCGCCGCCGGACCATCCTCACCGTTGCCGGGGTGGCGAGTTCAGTGTGCCTGGTGATGGTGTTCGCCGGCATGCGCGACACCGTCAATAGCGTCATCGATCGACAGTACGGAGAGATCGAACGTCAAGACGCTCAAGTCCTCACCGCCGCGGGTGCTGCCGACTCCGTCGCGCGTACTCTGCGTAGCGACCCTCAAGTCGCCGCCGCAGAACTATTCACGCGGTTGGATGTCACGGTGCAGAGCGGGAGGAACCGCTACGACACCCTGCTCATCGGCTTGCCGCGCACAACCCAAATGCACCGCTTCATATCGGCCCGATCTAGCCGCAGCCTTCCCCGCGACGGTGTGCTGCTGGGAGAGGGCTTGCGGACAATCCTCGGCGTGGCCGTAGGGGACCGAATCTCAATCACCGATGTGCGCAAGGGAATCCGCCTTCAGCAACCCGTGGCCGGTTTTGTCGATGAGCCGATGAGCCCAGTGATATACATTGCGGCCGAGCAATTATCCGCCCTCCCGCCGTCGGGCGTCATGCTCAGGATGGTCCCCGGCGTTGACCAGGACGCAAAGCGGCAGGCGGTGACGGTGCTGCCTGGTGTGACCTCTTACTTGTCTACAGACTCGATGTCGGCGGCCGTACGCAAGGCGTTCAAGCTGTATAACGTACTGGTTGCGCTGACCCTGGTGTCCGCCGCTGTGATGGCCGCGGCGCTGCTCTATAACGCGATGTCGGCCAACGTTAGTGAACGTACCGGCGAACTTGCCACATTGCATGCAGTCGGAATGGGCGCCCGGATGCTGGGTCGGTTGGTGGCATTGGAGAACATGATGCTGGCCGTGATCGGTCTGCCGATCGGTCTGATCGCCGGAATGCTGCTCGCTGAGTGGTTCTTGTCCACTTATATAACCCAGGGATATCAATGGCATCTGGCGATGCACTTTTCGACGCCGCTCTTTGTCGTCGTGGGGATCCTGATTGCGGCATTGTTGACCCAGATTCCGACGTTCCGCGTGCTTGGGCGAATGGACGTCGCGACGGTCGTGCGTGAGCGGTCCTTGTGA
- a CDS encoding protein kinase family protein, translated as MTDRESDENTAPLPVAVKSRGDTDAPTSLVPGAVIAGRYRLMAIVGAEDHVEFWQGTDTVTGSLVALSLVDVAGELPVERVNEILSRTSRLRGFDVRGVARILDVIQTGDLGVVVADWIPGGTLREVADTSPSPTAAAAALESLIVAAELARDAGVSLNISHPSRIRISTDGHAVLAYAATMPETTPQDDLRGIGGILYALLIGRWPPQEAMPSGWPPVDLEDAGWPKEPAAIDPSIPFLISIAAVGLLRHESGVGSASELLSLLRHGRPAVTPARPQDNSRLRIMPVLAPPPPGAYATFRNVDTAAQVMQARRQMMKTILVASAAIFFVAVMSLGSTLNRVLGDSDDVAALDADRLGLSPSSSAAAAPPSSPDSVGQTAAEASIVPVKAVVFSPGGSADNPQDVGKSIDGDPATAWSTDRYYDADPFPKFKQGLGLLLELPQPTVLSSLTIDLRSTGTFAEIRSAADENPKTLADTTELSPRTLLQPGPNRIELSTQTPVSTVLVWISTLGATDGNNRTEISEITLSTTARA; from the coding sequence ATGACCGACCGTGAGTCGGATGAAAACACGGCGCCGCTACCCGTGGCGGTCAAATCGCGCGGCGACACCGACGCGCCGACCTCACTGGTACCCGGAGCAGTCATCGCCGGGCGATACCGGCTCATGGCGATTGTCGGGGCGGAAGATCATGTGGAGTTCTGGCAGGGTACTGACACCGTGACAGGCAGTCTGGTGGCACTGAGCCTGGTCGACGTCGCCGGTGAACTGCCAGTCGAGCGAGTCAACGAAATTCTTTCCCGAACGTCTCGGCTGCGGGGGTTCGACGTGCGCGGCGTCGCAAGAATCCTCGATGTCATCCAGACCGGCGATCTCGGTGTCGTAGTAGCAGATTGGATTCCCGGCGGTACCCTGCGGGAGGTCGCAGACACCTCCCCGAGCCCGACGGCAGCTGCAGCGGCGTTGGAGTCGCTCATTGTGGCCGCGGAGCTCGCCCGCGATGCCGGAGTGTCGTTGAACATCAGCCACCCGAGTCGCATCCGGATCAGCACCGACGGTCATGCCGTCCTGGCGTACGCCGCCACTATGCCCGAGACAACGCCGCAGGATGATCTCCGTGGGATAGGCGGCATCCTTTACGCACTGCTCATCGGCCGCTGGCCTCCCCAGGAGGCGATGCCCAGCGGCTGGCCGCCGGTCGACCTGGAGGACGCCGGCTGGCCCAAGGAGCCAGCGGCCATCGACCCCAGCATCCCCTTCCTGATCTCCATCGCCGCAGTCGGCCTGCTCCGTCATGAAAGTGGCGTCGGAAGCGCGTCAGAACTACTGAGTCTGCTGCGCCACGGCCGCCCGGCCGTGACACCTGCTAGGCCACAAGATAATTCGCGCCTGCGCATCATGCCGGTGCTGGCTCCTCCGCCTCCTGGCGCTTATGCGACATTCCGCAACGTCGACACCGCCGCGCAGGTTATGCAAGCACGGCGGCAGATGATGAAAACCATCCTCGTGGCGTCTGCGGCGATATTCTTCGTTGCCGTGATGTCACTGGGCTCGACCCTGAATCGTGTGCTCGGTGATTCAGATGACGTTGCTGCGCTGGATGCTGACCGGCTCGGTCTTAGTCCAAGTAGCTCCGCGGCCGCGGCGCCGCCGTCCTCGCCTGACTCAGTGGGCCAGACAGCCGCAGAAGCCTCTATCGTCCCGGTCAAAGCAGTCGTCTTCTCGCCAGGGGGATCGGCTGACAACCCTCAGGATGTGGGCAAGTCCATCGACGGCGATCCCGCCACGGCTTGGTCTACCGACCGGTACTACGACGCGGATCCCTTCCCGAAGTTCAAGCAGGGCCTCGGGCTATTGCTTGAGCTGCCGCAACCTACAGTTCTCAGCTCACTCACCATCGACCTCAGGAGCACCGGCACCTTTGCCGAGATCCGAAGCGCTGCTGACGAAAACCCGAAAACTCTTGCTGACACAACAGAACTGAGCCCACGAACGCTCCTGCAGCCGGGCCCCAACCGCATCGAGCTGAGCACCCAAACTCCGGTCAGTACCGTGCTCGTCTGGATCTCCACTCTCGGCGCCACGGACGGCAACAACCGCACCGAAATCTCAGAGATCACGCTGTCCACGACAGCGCGCGCCTGA
- a CDS encoding cellulase family glycosylhydrolase, with protein sequence MATTVVGAAHDIGPANAPSAAPQTMAPTNAVTQAITATTALLGLDGLSPIKHPTNPSGSDPLTWAALGVASRRAIGAESKLGGQDTAVNAFTVESPDVDRTSLGTPAIGGGTATDALGAAQQASSPAALVGIVVYDPLHDVTQLWIASPIGQAVNGVINTLAGSYVIGNGSAGTAERPDGSTGGWLLGDGGAGWNSTVVGMAGGAGGTAGLLGTGGPGGTGGAGAAGGAGGGGGLLLGIGGLGGDGGAGIAGARGGAGGVGGGGRGLLFGLGGDGGNGGDGAVGGIGGDGGNGSMFLGIGGDGGDTGDSGIGGPATGLVALGGAGGIAGFFGTHGDVGAFGTIAGFPPNVGNIEKLTTTGTWVTNSDGQVVIMHGVNVVYKLPPYLPSAMGFSDDDAQFLADNGFNVVRLGVDWAAVEPEPGVIDTEYLAGIDQTVQTLSDHGIYTVIDMHQDLYSAELHGEGAPGWATQTGGLPNPDLGALVGQFAVNYYLSPAQNHAWDAFWANSDAPDGVGLQNHYAQSWQAIANYFADDPNVIGYNIINEPWPGSSWLLTILNGSFFGTQQLTPLYNQTIAAIRSVDPNTPVYISPATPAVDEISAILLGQPVVLGAISDPNTVLEYHGYGNLGGISLSSIIGPILSGRAAAYGAAHDMPAFLGEFGATSDASSLSAEAQAADASQISWANWAYSGVGEITSAASPRDQALVYDPSLPPVGDNVNASNLQVLSKPYPQVISGTPQGWTVDDDGTFKFKYSTARVDGSGDFAAGSLTTISTPVVQYPNGYKVAVTGGHVVSAPNDPRLVIASDPGATTVTVTVTVTGVAATPGSVLST encoded by the coding sequence ATGGCAACGACGGTCGTTGGTGCGGCGCACGACATCGGGCCAGCGAACGCGCCCTCCGCTGCACCTCAGACGATGGCGCCGACCAACGCGGTGACACAGGCGATCACGGCGACCACCGCGTTGCTGGGTCTAGATGGCTTGTCGCCGATCAAACACCCCACCAATCCGTCCGGGTCCGATCCGCTGACGTGGGCGGCGCTAGGCGTGGCCAGCCGTCGGGCGATCGGAGCCGAGTCGAAGCTCGGCGGTCAAGACACCGCCGTGAACGCATTCACGGTCGAGTCGCCCGACGTCGACCGCACCTCACTTGGGACGCCCGCTATCGGCGGCGGCACGGCAACCGATGCACTCGGGGCCGCGCAGCAGGCGTCATCGCCCGCCGCCTTGGTCGGCATCGTCGTGTACGACCCCCTCCATGACGTCACGCAATTGTGGATCGCCAGTCCGATCGGCCAAGCAGTTAACGGGGTCATCAACACCCTGGCCGGCTCCTATGTGATCGGCAACGGTTCGGCAGGTACTGCGGAGCGTCCCGATGGAAGTACCGGTGGTTGGTTGCTGGGCGACGGTGGCGCCGGCTGGAACAGCACGGTGGTGGGTATGGCCGGCGGCGCCGGCGGGACCGCCGGGCTGCTCGGCACTGGCGGACCCGGCGGAACAGGAGGCGCCGGCGCAGCCGGCGGTGCTGGGGGTGGAGGAGGACTCCTGCTGGGCATCGGCGGTCTCGGCGGGGACGGCGGAGCTGGAATCGCCGGCGCGCGCGGAGGTGCAGGCGGTGTCGGTGGCGGTGGACGCGGGCTGCTCTTCGGTCTGGGCGGTGACGGCGGCAACGGTGGTGACGGTGCGGTGGGTGGCATCGGCGGCGACGGCGGTAACGGCTCGATGTTCCTCGGCATCGGCGGCGACGGTGGTGATACCGGCGACAGCGGGATCGGCGGCCCGGCAACCGGCTTGGTCGCGCTCGGTGGCGCAGGCGGCATCGCGGGATTCTTCGGCACCCACGGCGATGTCGGCGCCTTCGGAACCATCGCCGGATTCCCGCCGAACGTCGGCAACATCGAAAAGCTGACGACCACGGGGACCTGGGTCACCAACAGCGATGGGCAAGTCGTCATCATGCACGGGGTCAACGTGGTCTACAAGCTGCCCCCGTATCTCCCTTCAGCAATGGGCTTCAGTGACGACGACGCACAGTTCCTGGCGGACAACGGTTTCAACGTCGTTCGGCTCGGGGTCGATTGGGCTGCGGTAGAGCCCGAGCCGGGTGTCATCGACACCGAATATCTAGCCGGAATCGATCAAACCGTTCAAACTTTGAGCGACCACGGCATCTACACGGTCATCGATATGCACCAAGATCTGTACAGCGCGGAGCTCCACGGCGAGGGCGCACCGGGATGGGCGACCCAGACCGGTGGGCTCCCCAATCCCGACCTGGGTGCACTTGTTGGCCAATTCGCCGTCAACTACTACCTCAGTCCTGCGCAGAACCATGCATGGGACGCGTTCTGGGCGAACTCCGACGCACCCGACGGCGTCGGGCTGCAGAACCACTACGCGCAAAGTTGGCAGGCCATCGCCAATTACTTCGCCGACGATCCCAATGTGATCGGATACAACATCATCAACGAGCCGTGGCCCGGATCGAGTTGGCTCCTTACGATTTTGAACGGTTCCTTCTTCGGCACTCAGCAGCTGACCCCGCTATACAATCAAACGATCGCCGCAATCCGGTCAGTCGACCCGAACACACCCGTGTACATCTCGCCGGCAACTCCCGCGGTCGACGAAATCAGTGCGATACTTCTCGGCCAGCCCGTCGTACTTGGCGCGATCTCCGACCCGAACACGGTCCTCGAGTATCACGGCTACGGCAACCTCGGCGGCATCAGTCTGAGCTCCATCATCGGACCGATCCTCTCGGGTCGCGCCGCCGCCTATGGTGCAGCCCACGATATGCCCGCGTTCTTGGGGGAATTCGGGGCCACCAGCGACGCCTCCTCGCTCTCGGCTGAAGCGCAAGCTGCCGATGCGAGCCAGATCAGTTGGGCGAACTGGGCCTACTCGGGCGTCGGCGAAATCACCAGCGCTGCCAGCCCCAGAGACCAAGCCTTGGTTTACGACCCGTCCCTGCCACCCGTCGGCGACAACGTGAACGCGAGCAACTTGCAGGTGCTGTCCAAGCCATACCCGCAGGTGATCTCCGGAACACCCCAAGGCTGGACGGTCGATGACGACGGCACGTTCAAGTTCAAGTACTCCACCGCAAGGGTCGACGGATCCGGTGACTTCGCGGCCGGCTCGCTCACCACGATCTCAACCCCGGTTGTCCAATACCCCAACGGATATAAGGTCGCTGTTACCGGTGGTCACGTCGTCTCCGCTCCGAATGACCCAAGACTCGTCATCGCATCCGATCCGGGCGCCACCACCGTCACTGTCACTGTCACTGTCACTGGCGTGGCTGCCACACCAGGATCGGTGCTCTCCACATGA
- the fdxA gene encoding ferredoxin, with protein MTYVIGSACVDVMDKSCVQECPADCIYEGARSLYINPDECVDCGACRLVCRMEAIEWETDLPDYDRPHLADNAAFFQTVLPGRDAPLGSPGGAEGIGRIGVDTPLVAAMPVKPRPDH; from the coding sequence ATGACCTACGTGATCGGTTCGGCTTGCGTCGACGTGATGGACAAGTCCTGTGTGCAGGAATGCCCGGCGGACTGCATCTACGAAGGTGCGCGGTCTCTCTACATCAATCCCGACGAGTGTGTGGACTGCGGCGCGTGCAGATTGGTATGCCGCATGGAGGCGATCGAGTGGGAGACCGATCTTCCCGACTACGACCGCCCGCATCTTGCCGACAACGCGGCGTTCTTCCAGACGGTGCTGCCCGGGCGCGACGCGCCGCTGGGCTCGCCGGGTGGGGCGGAAGGCATCGGGCGTATCGGCGTCGATACGCCGTTGGTCGCCGCTATGCCGGTGAAGCCTCGTCCCGATCATTGA
- a CDS encoding Acg family FMN-binding oxidoreductase, which yields MSANFPDNQTVLAALMLAGRAPSVHNSQPWQWRVGERTLHLYANPDLRLPHTDPDGRDWMLSCGAALNHGQVAFAALGWQFKAHRFPNPDDQNHLASIELHRYVATEVDIALAAAIPRRRTDRRHYSAWPVPPRDIALMGARAARAGVMLRRVDALTNLKSQVAEAAHRHITDPDYLTELTTWSGRYASTAGVPARSTPEADWDAALPARSFAGPVLAQTPGDATADDSAVVVALGTATDDKVSQLRAGEATSLVLLTATAAGLASCPITEPLEIPETRAAVGADLFGAEGYPQMLLRIGWAPVNADPLPGTPRRPLNEFVKRLDGNAFN from the coding sequence ATGAGTGCAAATTTCCCTGACAACCAGACCGTCCTTGCGGCACTGATGCTGGCCGGACGCGCTCCATCAGTGCACAACTCGCAGCCATGGCAGTGGCGGGTCGGAGAGCGAACCCTTCATCTCTACGCCAACCCGGATCTACGGCTGCCCCACACTGACCCGGACGGTCGCGACTGGATGCTCAGCTGCGGGGCGGCGCTGAACCACGGCCAGGTTGCCTTCGCTGCCCTGGGATGGCAGTTCAAGGCTCATCGGTTTCCCAACCCGGATGATCAGAATCATCTGGCGTCCATAGAACTTCATCGTTATGTGGCTACCGAAGTGGACATTGCGTTGGCCGCCGCCATCCCTCGCCGACGTACCGATCGGCGCCATTACAGTGCGTGGCCGGTGCCGCCCCGAGACATCGCGCTGATGGGTGCTCGAGCCGCCCGTGCGGGCGTCATGCTGCGCCGAGTCGATGCGCTGACCAATCTCAAGAGCCAGGTTGCGGAAGCGGCACATCGGCACATCACCGATCCGGACTATTTGACCGAATTGACAACGTGGAGCGGACGCTACGCGTCCACGGCAGGCGTTCCAGCGCGCAGCACTCCCGAAGCCGATTGGGATGCCGCGTTGCCTGCGCGGTCTTTCGCAGGTCCAGTCTTGGCTCAGACGCCGGGCGACGCGACCGCAGATGACAGTGCGGTGGTAGTCGCCCTGGGTACCGCCACCGACGACAAGGTGTCGCAACTTCGCGCCGGCGAAGCGACAAGTTTGGTGTTGTTGACCGCAACGGCCGCCGGCCTGGCGAGCTGCCCGATCACCGAGCCGCTGGAGATTCCGGAAACACGCGCAGCGGTAGGGGCTGACTTATTCGGTGCGGAGGGCTACCCGCAAATGCTGTTACGCATCGGCTGGGCGCCGGTCAACGCCGACCCATTGCCCGGCACACCTAGACGACCGCTGAATGAGTTCGTGAAGCGGCTGGATGGCAACGCGTTTAACTAA
- the dosR gene encoding hypoxia response regulator transcription factor DosR/DevR, whose translation MVKVFLVDDHEVVRRGLMDLLTADPELEVVGEAGSVAQAMARIPALQPDVAVLDVRLPDGNGIELCRDLLSRLPDLRCLMLTSFTSDEAMLDAILAGASGYVVKDIKGMELAQAIKDVGAGRSLLDNRAAAALMAKLRGAAEKSDPLSGLSEQERVLLDLLGEGLTNKQIAARMFLAEKTVKNYVSRLLAKLGMERRTQAAVFISKLDRPHRQDSEQ comes from the coding sequence ATGGTGAAAGTCTTTCTGGTGGACGACCACGAAGTCGTCCGGCGGGGGCTGATGGACCTGCTGACCGCCGATCCCGAGCTCGAGGTCGTGGGCGAAGCGGGTTCGGTGGCGCAGGCGATGGCCCGGATACCGGCTCTCCAACCCGACGTAGCGGTGCTTGACGTGAGGCTGCCCGACGGGAACGGCATCGAGTTGTGCCGAGACCTGCTGTCCCGGCTGCCGGACTTGCGGTGCCTCATGTTGACATCGTTCACCTCCGACGAGGCGATGCTTGACGCGATACTGGCCGGCGCCAGCGGATACGTCGTCAAAGACATCAAGGGGATGGAACTGGCCCAAGCGATCAAGGACGTCGGGGCGGGCCGTTCCCTCCTCGACAACCGGGCGGCGGCGGCGCTCATGGCCAAACTTCGCGGAGCCGCGGAAAAGTCGGATCCGTTGTCAGGCCTCAGCGAGCAGGAACGCGTGTTACTCGATCTTCTCGGCGAGGGCCTGACCAACAAGCAGATCGCCGCAAGAATGTTCCTCGCGGAAAAGACCGTCAAGAACTACGTGTCGCGATTGCTGGCCAAACTCGGCATGGAACGGCGCACGCAGGCCGCGGTATTCATCTCCAAACTGGACCGCCCACATCGGCAAGATTCCGAGCAATAG
- a CDS encoding GAF domain-containing sensor histidine kinase, producing MEVQDRVEQIVEGRDRLDGLLDAMLVITSGLELDETLRTIVHTAIQLVDARYGALGVRGHDHELVEFIYEGIDEAMREEIGHLPEGRGVLGVLIDDPKPIRLDNIAHHAASVGFPAHHPPMKTFLGVPVRIRDEVFGNLYLTEKAGGQPFSEDDEVLVMALAAAAGIAIENARLYEQSKIRQSWIEATRDIATELLSGTDPARVFRQIADECRVLSGAELTLVAVPQDPETPGTDENDLIVAATAGDGHGSSLTHIPVNGTAVGEAYLQRKPGRFDGMELAPGQITRTGPALVLPLRATDTVAGVLVALRRAGAQPFRADELDMMAAFADQAAVAWQLASTQRHMRELDVLTDRDRIARDLHDHVIQRLFAVGLALQGTIPRARVPEVRERLTDCVDDLQEVIQEIRTAIFDLHGANSGITRLRQRLDEAIAQFANSTMRMTVQFTGPLSVIDAGLADHAEAVVREAISNAVRHARATTLTINVVVDDELRIEVVDNGSGIKGDVTGSGLTNLRQRAEEVGGSFALEAVPAGGTRLKWCAPLP from the coding sequence ATGGAAGTCCAGGACCGCGTCGAGCAGATCGTCGAGGGCCGTGACCGGCTCGACGGACTCCTTGACGCCATGTTGGTGATCACGTCGGGTCTCGAACTCGACGAGACCCTGCGCACCATCGTGCACACCGCCATCCAATTGGTCGACGCGCGATACGGGGCCCTGGGTGTCCGCGGTCATGATCATGAGCTCGTCGAGTTCATCTACGAGGGCATCGATGAGGCGATGCGCGAAGAAATCGGCCACTTGCCGGAGGGGAGAGGCGTGCTCGGCGTATTGATCGACGATCCCAAGCCCATTCGGCTCGACAACATCGCCCACCATGCCGCATCGGTCGGCTTCCCCGCGCATCATCCCCCGATGAAGACCTTCCTCGGAGTTCCGGTGCGCATCCGCGACGAAGTGTTCGGCAACCTTTACCTGACGGAGAAGGCGGGCGGGCAGCCGTTCAGCGAAGACGACGAGGTGCTCGTCATGGCTCTGGCCGCCGCCGCCGGCATCGCGATCGAAAACGCCCGGCTGTATGAGCAGTCCAAGATCCGTCAGTCGTGGATCGAGGCAACCCGCGACATCGCGACCGAACTGTTGTCCGGCACCGATCCGGCGCGGGTGTTCCGACAGATAGCCGATGAATGCCGGGTTCTCAGCGGCGCTGAGTTGACCTTGGTCGCCGTGCCGCAGGACCCGGAAACGCCGGGGACAGATGAGAACGACCTCATCGTCGCGGCGACCGCGGGCGATGGCCACGGTTCCTCCTTGACGCACATTCCCGTCAATGGGACGGCCGTGGGTGAGGCTTATCTTCAGCGAAAACCGGGGCGGTTCGACGGTATGGAACTCGCGCCGGGGCAGATTACGCGAACCGGGCCGGCCCTGGTCCTGCCGCTGCGCGCGACGGATACGGTGGCCGGCGTGTTGGTTGCGCTTCGCCGAGCAGGAGCGCAACCATTCAGGGCCGACGAACTCGACATGATGGCCGCCTTCGCCGACCAGGCGGCCGTGGCATGGCAGTTGGCGAGTACCCAGCGCCACATGCGCGAGCTCGACGTCTTGACCGACCGCGACCGCATTGCGAGGGATTTGCACGACCATGTAATCCAGCGTCTGTTCGCTGTCGGGCTGGCGTTGCAGGGGACGATTCCGCGCGCACGTGTCCCGGAGGTGCGGGAACGGCTGACCGATTGCGTGGATGATCTTCAAGAGGTCATCCAGGAAATCCGCACCGCGATTTTCGACCTGCACGGTGCCAATTCGGGGATCACAAGGCTGCGTCAACGACTTGACGAAGCCATCGCACAGTTCGCCAACTCGACGATGCGCATGACGGTTCAGTTCACCGGTCCGCTCTCAGTCATCGACGCTGGGCTTGCCGACCACGCGGAAGCTGTTGTGCGCGAAGCAATCAGCAACGCTGTTCGGCACGCAAGAGCCACCACGCTGACCATCAACGTCGTCGTTGACGATGAGCTGCGCATCGAAGTCGTCGACAACGGTTCCGGCATCAAAGGTGACGTCACAGGAAGCGGGCTCACCAATCTACGTCAGCGCGCCGAAGAAGTAGGCGGCTCATTCGCACTTGAGGCTGTGCCGGCGGGCGGGACCAGGTTGAAGTGGTGCGCTCCTCTGCCCTGA